The following is a genomic window from Microvirga ossetica.
TTGCCACGCCCACGGGCGATCATGCGCCGGGCGACCGCCTGTCCGACATAGAACACGCTGGAGATGTTGGTGGTCAGCAGTTGCTCCCAGCGGTCGGCGGGGAAGTCCTCCAGGGGCGTGCGGAACTGCATTCCCGCATTGTTGATCAGGATGTCGATTGGGCCCTCACCTTCGATAGCCTCAATCCCGTTCCGGACAGCTTCTGCCGAGGTCACGTCGAAGATGGCCGTCGAGACCTTGTGTCCTTTCGCCAATAATTCGGCTGAGGCCACCTCAATCTTGCCGGGGTCGCGTCCATTGAGGATGACGGCGGCACCGTGCTCGGCCAAGCCTTGGGCCAGAGCGAGCCCGATCCCTTGAGACGAGCCTGTAACGAGGGCACGTTTGCCCTTAAGAGAAAACAGCGGATAGTCCATGATGACCTTGTCGACTCCAGCTATGCGCGAGGGTCTCTAAAGAATGT
Proteins encoded in this region:
- a CDS encoding SDR family oxidoreductase, with product MDYPLFSLKGKRALVTGSSQGIGLALAQGLAEHGAAVILNGRDPGKIEVASAELLAKGHKVSTAIFDVTSAEAVRNGIEAIEGEGPIDILINNAGMQFRTPLEDFPADRWEQLLTTNISSVFYVGQAVARRMIARGRGKIINIASVQSELARPGIAPYTATKGAVKNLTRGMCADWAKHGLQINAIAPGYFKTPLNQALVDSAEFSGWLEKRTPAARWGNVEELVGAAVFLSSAASSFVNGHTLYVDGGITTCL